The DNA window CGATCATCCCCGCCTACCGCGACCCGCAGCGTATCGGCGATCTCCATCACATCGATTCCGAGAGCCGCCGCCCGTTCTCGATCGATTTGTACGAGCAGCTCCGGATTGTCGATCTGCAGCGTGGAGTAGACATCAACAATACCTGGGATTGTCTGTGCTTTTGCTTTCAGTTTCTCGCTGAATTCGAGCAGCCGATCCATGTCCGGGCCGGTGATCGAGAAGTCAATATCAACCGGAGCGCCCTGTCGGAGTGAAGTCAGGTTTCGTACCGAAATCCGGCTCTCCGGAATGGTCTTCAGTCGAGCGCGGACTTCGGACATCTTGTCACGCTGGGTAAAGTTCCCTCGGAAAGCGGCTCCCGGATCCCCGGCAAACAGTCCACTGAAGAATCGTCCGAACGAAAAGGTCCTTTCCTCGCTGTCGACAAGCCGGACGAAGATTTCGGCTCTGTTCACTTCTCCGAAACCGGAAGACCCGGCCGTGACGAGAATCGTTTCGATTCCGTCAATCTGCATCAGTTCGTTCTCGCTGCGTTCGACGACCTCATTCATCGATGTCAGTGTCGCCCCCTGAGCGGCTTCGAGTCGCACTTCAAACTCGGACTCATCGACATTGAGCGGGATGTAATCCTGCTTGACCAGACCGTAGAGCGGCACGTTGCTGTAGATTACGCCGACGCTGATGAGCAGAACCAGCCAGCGAAACCGCATCGCGTGTCGCAGCAGCCAGAGATAACCCGCTTCAATAAACCGATAGGGGCCGGTTCGCGAAGCAGCGGGCGAGTCGGGATTGGTCATGCCCGGCTTGAGCAGCTTGCTGCACATCATCGGAGTGAGCGAGAAGCTGACCAGCATCGAGATCAGAATGGCGACCGTCGCCGTGAGGCCGAACTGATAGAGCAGGCGTCCGGTGACACTGGAGAGAAACGAGACGGGAAGGAAGACGATGACGAGCGAAATCGTCGTTGCCAGCACGGCCAGGCCAATCTCTTTGGTTCCGACAATCGCTGCCTGATGAGCGTCCATCCCCTTCTCTTCGATGCAGTGAAAGACGTTCTCCAGAACGACGATCGCATCATCGATCACAACACCGACCATTAGCACCAGAGCCAGCATGGTGACATTGTTCAACGTGAAGCCGAACCACTTCATGAATGCAAACGAGGCGATGATCGAAGCTGGAATCGCCACCGAGGCGATGATGGTCGAACGCCACGAACGCATGAAGATGAGCACGGTGATACAGGCGAGAATACTGCCGGAAATGAGATGTTGCTCGATCTCGTGCAGGGCTGCTTTGATGTAGCGGGATTGATCCTGAATCACGCTCACGCGGACATCGTCTGGCAGAAGGGCCTGACATCGGGGGAGCATTTTCTGGATTCCCTCGATCACCGCGACTGTGTTTTCTCCCGACTGTCGCTGAATCTGCAGCACAACCGCCGGTTCTTCATTCAGACGGGCCACGGTTCGTACTTCCTTGGTTCCGTCGACCACGCTGCCGAGATCGCTGAGGCGGATCGGAGAACCATTAACGGTATCGACCACCAGATCAGGAAAGTCGCCCGAGTCGGCCACGCGGCCCATGGTGCGGAGGGCCCGCTCTTTATGCCCCTGATCGAGCCGGCCCCCGGGAACTTCGGTATTCTGTCGAACCAGGGCATCTCGCACCTGCAGGATCGACAGGTTGTAAGCGGCCAGACGATCGGCTTCGACACTGACCTGCACCGCTCGGTCTGCGGCCCCGGCAATGGTGACTTCCCCGACACCCTGGGACGATTCGATCACGTTCTTCACGTACCGATCCGCAAACAAAAACAGTTCGCGGGCCGTTCGAGGTCCCGAAACGGCCAGCGTCATAATCGGGGATGATTCGAGATCGCGCTTCTGGACGACGGGCGG is part of the Rubinisphaera margarita genome and encodes:
- a CDS encoding efflux RND transporter permease subunit, whose product is MYWLAEVCVKRPVFALMLILALVVAGVVAFPQLGVDRFPNMDMPSIYVRTNYAGAAAQEVESEVSSVIEDAVATVAGIDELRSISRDGRSFVIITFSLDRDVDAATQDVRDAVSGVLNLLPPNIDPPVVQKRDLESSPIMTLAVSGPRTARELFLFADRYVKNVIESSQGVGEVTIAGAADRAVQVSVEADRLAAYNLSILQVRDALVRQNTEVPGGRLDQGHKERALRTMGRVADSGDFPDLVVDTVNGSPIRLSDLGSVVDGTKEVRTVARLNEEPAVVLQIQRQSGENTVAVIEGIQKMLPRCQALLPDDVRVSVIQDQSRYIKAALHEIEQHLISGSILACITVLIFMRSWRSTIIASVAIPASIIASFAFMKWFGFTLNNVTMLALVLMVGVVIDDAIVVLENVFHCIEEKGMDAHQAAIVGTKEIGLAVLATTISLVIVFLPVSFLSSVTGRLLYQFGLTATVAILISMLVSFSLTPMMCSKLLKPGMTNPDSPAASRTGPYRFIEAGYLWLLRHAMRFRWLVLLISVGVIYSNVPLYGLVKQDYIPLNVDESEFEVRLEAAQGATLTSMNEVVERSENELMQIDGIETILVTAGSSGFGEVNRAEIFVRLVDSEERTFSFGRFFSGLFAGDPGAAFRGNFTQRDKMSEVRARLKTIPESRISVRNLTSLRQGAPVDIDFSITGPDMDRLLEFSEKLKAKAQTIPGIVDVYSTLQIDNPELLVQIDRERAAALGIDVMEIADTLRVAVGGDDRVSRYRDRTVDDAYDVELRLVGIDRDDVQSVSQLYVRADPAAVSGGTSGTAGPGSLTRIDNVVDFEFSEAASRIDRLNRQRMVAVRANIDSGYALGDRIDAMNAAAEEIGIPDGFDTMVLGGGRELERTLEDFGWTMVLSIVFMYIVLAAQYENLVHPLVILLSLPLAVPFGLLSLHWGGETLNLYSALGILVLFGVVKKAAILQIDHTNALRSQGLPRHEAIMQANRDRLRPILMTTISFVAGLIPLLIATGPGAEERRSIAVLAVGGQTLSLLLTLLAIPVLYSFFDDLSALFTRRKDPVPATPVPEPQTPPVRELEPV